A single window of Methylobacterium nodulans ORS 2060 DNA harbors:
- a CDS encoding bifunctional metallophosphatase/5'-nucleotidase, which translates to MPHPTRRETFGFGLGAGLTAALAPGAARALGPDTDFTVVLINDIYRMGALDGRGGFPKLAAIVKKERARGVPVLVCHAGDTLSPSLMSGIDKGRHIIELTNMIRPDVFVPGNHEFDFGQAVFRQRMSEANFPVFAANLRQADGTAIPGLQDSTILSLGPVEVGVVGITLPETPSKSQSGDWRFGPALDALRLEAGRLRAAGAAFIVAVTHTDRPTDEALVASRLAEVVLSGHDHDLALRYDGRTVFAESGEEGYHVTAIDIRLELLGQGRERRILWAPRFRIHDSSEVEPDPEVQAAVDRFEAELSQELDRPLGRTDTDLDTRVAAVRTSETAFGNLVADALRDATDAQVAITNGGGIRGNKHYPTGRILTRRDVLTELPFGNTMVLVEITGAQLRAALENGFLDVGRPSGRFPQVSGLTVTVAAAAPPKQRVTEVRIGTEALDPERRYRVAANNFMLGGGNGYGMLGEGRILIGATDGTLVSNAVMTYIRKSAPLTIETGRILIR; encoded by the coding sequence ATGCCCCATCCCACCCGCCGTGAGACCTTCGGCTTCGGCCTCGGGGCCGGGCTGACCGCCGCCCTGGCTCCCGGAGCGGCCCGGGCGCTCGGGCCCGACACGGATTTCACCGTCGTCCTCATCAACGACATCTACCGCATGGGGGCGCTCGACGGACGCGGCGGCTTCCCGAAGCTTGCAGCGATCGTGAAGAAGGAGCGGGCGCGGGGCGTCCCGGTCCTGGTCTGCCATGCCGGCGACACGCTCTCGCCCTCGCTGATGTCGGGCATCGACAAGGGCCGGCACATCATCGAACTCACGAACATGATCCGGCCGGACGTGTTCGTGCCGGGCAACCACGAGTTCGATTTCGGGCAGGCGGTCTTCCGGCAGAGGATGTCCGAGGCGAACTTCCCGGTCTTCGCCGCCAATCTGCGGCAGGCGGACGGGACAGCGATCCCGGGGCTCCAGGATTCGACCATCCTCAGCCTCGGTCCGGTGGAGGTCGGCGTCGTCGGCATCACCCTGCCCGAGACGCCGTCGAAGTCGCAATCGGGCGACTGGCGCTTCGGCCCTGCCCTCGACGCGCTGCGCCTGGAGGCCGGCCGGCTGCGGGCGGCGGGCGCGGCCTTCATCGTGGCGGTCACCCACACCGACCGCCCGACCGACGAGGCCCTGGTGGCGAGCCGCCTCGCCGAGGTGGTGCTGTCCGGCCACGACCACGACCTCGCCCTGCGCTACGACGGCCGCACCGTCTTCGCGGAATCGGGCGAGGAGGGCTACCATGTCACGGCCATCGACATCCGGCTCGAGCTGCTCGGTCAGGGCCGGGAGCGCCGCATCCTGTGGGCGCCGCGCTTCCGCATCCACGATTCGAGCGAGGTCGAGCCGGATCCCGAGGTCCAGGCGGCGGTCGACCGCTTCGAGGCGGAGCTCTCGCAGGAACTCGACCGCCCGCTCGGCCGCACCGACACGGACCTCGACACCCGCGTCGCCGCCGTACGAACTTCGGAAACCGCCTTCGGGAACCTCGTCGCCGATGCCTTGCGCGACGCGACGGACGCCCAGGTCGCGATCACCAACGGAGGGGGCATCCGGGGCAACAAGCATTATCCCACCGGACGGATCCTCACCCGGCGCGACGTGCTCACGGAACTGCCCTTCGGCAACACCATGGTTCTCGTCGAGATCACCGGGGCGCAGCTGCGCGCGGCGCTCGAGAACGGCTTCCTCGATGTCGGACGCCCCTCCGGCCGCTTCCCGCAGGTCTCCGGTCTCACCGTCACCGTGGCGGCCGCCGCTCCGCCTAAGCAGCGCGTGACGGAGGTCCGCATCGGCACCGAGGCCCTCGATCCGGAGCGCCGTTACCGGGTCGCCGCCAACAACTTCATGCTCGGGGGCGGCAACGGCTACGGCATGCTCGGCGAGGGCCGGATCCTGATCGGGGCGACGGACGGAACGCTCGTCTCCAACGCGGTGATGACCTACATCCGGAAGTCCGCGCCGCTCACCATCGAGACCGGCCGCATCCTGATCCGGTGA
- the hemH gene encoding ferrochelatase, whose protein sequence is MNEVTKAAVLERGATPVPPASAGVRPEGHPRVAWGRVGVLLMNLGTPEGTGYWPMRRYLKEFLSDRRVIEVPRAIWWPLLNLVILTKRPGPKGRDYASVWNTDLDEGPLKTITRGQAQKLQAAMGDRVVVDWAMRYGKPEVEGRIRALLDQGCDRILLVPLYPQYAAATSATACDQAFRALMKMRWQPTVRVSPPYHDDPVYIEAVVSAIRRDLAKLDFEPEVILTSFHGVPKSYLLKGDPYHCQCVKTGRLIREALGYSPERMRVTFQSRFGNEEWLKPYTDETVKELAAQGVKRLAIVAPGFMADCLETLEELDGENRHYFEAGGGEHFAYLPCLNDGPEGMRVIEHIVRRELRGWIE, encoded by the coding sequence ATGAACGAGGTGACGAAGGCCGCGGTGCTGGAACGCGGCGCCACTCCTGTCCCGCCGGCTTCGGCCGGTGTGCGTCCGGAGGGGCATCCCCGGGTGGCCTGGGGCAGGGTTGGCGTGCTGCTGATGAATCTCGGCACGCCCGAAGGCACCGGCTACTGGCCGATGCGCCGCTATCTCAAGGAGTTCCTCTCGGACCGCCGCGTCATCGAGGTGCCGCGGGCGATCTGGTGGCCGCTCCTCAACCTCGTGATCCTGACCAAGCGGCCGGGGCCGAAGGGACGCGACTACGCCTCGGTGTGGAACACCGATCTCGACGAAGGGCCGCTCAAGACCATCACCCGGGGCCAGGCGCAGAAGCTTCAGGCCGCCATGGGCGACCGCGTCGTGGTCGATTGGGCCATGCGCTACGGCAAGCCGGAGGTGGAGGGCCGCATCCGGGCCCTGCTCGACCAGGGCTGCGACCGCATCCTGCTGGTGCCGCTCTATCCGCAATACGCCGCCGCGACCTCGGCCACGGCCTGCGATCAGGCGTTCCGGGCGCTCATGAAGATGCGCTGGCAGCCGACCGTGCGCGTCTCGCCGCCCTATCACGACGATCCGGTCTATATCGAGGCCGTGGTGAGCGCGATCCGCCGCGACCTCGCCAAGCTCGACTTCGAGCCAGAGGTGATCCTCACCTCCTTCCACGGCGTGCCGAAATCCTACCTCCTCAAGGGCGACCCCTATCACTGCCAATGCGTGAAGACCGGGCGGCTGATCCGCGAGGCGCTGGGCTACTCGCCCGAGCGGATGCGCGTGACCTTCCAGTCCCGCTTCGGCAACGAGGAATGGCTCAAGCCCTATACCGACGAGACCGTGAAGGAACTGGCGGCGCAGGGCGTGAAGCGCCTCGCCATCGTGGCGCCGGGCTTCATGGCCGATTGCCTGGAGACGCTGGAGGAGCTCGACGGCGAGAACCGGCACTATTTCGAGGCGGGGGGCGGCGAGCATTTCGCCTATCTGCCCTGCCTCAACGATGGGCCGGAGGGCATGCGGGTGATCGAGCACATCGTGCGGCGCGAGCTGCGCGGCTGGATCGAGTGA
- a CDS encoding O-methyltransferase: MTEAPRWEAVDRYVAERLIPPDAALAAALEASHAAGLPPIAVAPNQGKLLMLLARMQGARRILEIGTLGGYSTLWLARALPEGGRLVTIEADPLHAAVARASFARAGLSEVISLQEGRALDVLPGLVDEAPFDFVFIDADKPSNPDYLAWALKLSRPGGAIVLDNVVRSGAVVDAEGDANVQGVRRALDLIAAEPRLDATVVQTVGEKGWDGFALIRIADAT, encoded by the coding sequence ATGACCGAGGCGCCGCGCTGGGAGGCGGTGGACCGCTATGTCGCCGAGCGGCTGATTCCGCCGGACGCTGCGCTCGCGGCGGCCCTGGAGGCCAGCCATGCGGCCGGCCTGCCGCCGATCGCGGTGGCGCCCAACCAGGGCAAGCTGCTGATGCTGCTCGCCCGGATGCAGGGCGCGCGGCGCATCCTGGAGATCGGCACGCTCGGCGGCTACTCGACCCTCTGGCTCGCACGCGCCCTGCCCGAGGGCGGGCGCCTCGTCACGATCGAGGCCGATCCGCTTCATGCGGCGGTGGCCCGCGCCTCCTTCGCGCGGGCGGGCCTGTCGGAGGTGATCTCCCTGCAGGAGGGGCGGGCGCTCGACGTCCTGCCCGGCCTCGTCGACGAGGCGCCCTTCGACTTCGTCTTCATCGACGCCGACAAGCCCTCGAACCCGGATTACCTCGCCTGGGCGCTGAAGCTGAGCCGGCCCGGCGGCGCGATCGTCCTCGACAACGTCGTGCGCAGCGGCGCGGTGGTCGATGCAGAGGGCGACGCCAACGTGCAGGGCGTGCGCCGCGCCCTCGACCTCATCGCCGCCGAGCCCCGCCTCGATGCCACCGTGGTGCAGACCGTGGGCGAGAAGGGCTGGGACGGCTTCGCGCTGATCCGCATCGCGGATGCGACGTGA
- a CDS encoding aldolase, which yields MSESDLREAICRFGRSLFERGLTPGSSGNISVRLDDGGWLVTPTNASLGFLDPARISRLDREGRLLSGDPPTKEIPLHGALYDSRDSARAIVHLHSTHAVAVSMLPEIDPRAVLPPLTPYSVMRAGAVALVPYYRPGDPAVADAIRGLAGAYSSVLLANHGPVVAGDTLEAAVFATEELEETAKLYLLLRNLNPRHLTPAQVEDLVRHFGLTLPEQHRHSD from the coding sequence ATGAGCGAGAGCGACCTGCGTGAGGCGATCTGCCGGTTCGGGCGCTCGCTGTTCGAGCGCGGCCTGACGCCGGGCTCATCGGGCAACATCTCGGTGCGGCTCGACGACGGCGGCTGGCTCGTCACGCCGACGAACGCCTCGCTCGGCTTCCTCGACCCGGCCCGGATCTCTCGCCTCGATCGCGAGGGGCGGCTCCTCTCGGGCGATCCGCCCACCAAGGAGATCCCGCTCCACGGCGCGCTCTACGACTCGCGGGATTCGGCGCGCGCCATCGTCCATCTGCATTCGACGCATGCGGTCGCGGTCTCGATGCTGCCGGAGATCGACCCCCGCGCGGTGCTGCCGCCCCTCACCCCCTACAGCGTGATGCGGGCGGGCGCCGTGGCGCTGGTGCCCTATTACCGCCCGGGCGACCCGGCCGTGGCCGACGCGATCCGGGGGCTCGCGGGCGCCTATTCGTCGGTGCTGCTCGCCAATCACGGCCCGGTGGTGGCCGGGGACACGCTGGAAGCGGCGGTGTTCGCGACGGAGGAACTGGAGGAGACCGCCAAGCTCTACCTCCTGTTGCGCAACCTCAACCCGCGCCACCTCACCCCGGCCCAGGTCGAGGATCTGGTGCGGCATTTCGGGCTGACGCTGCCGGAGCAGCACAGGCATTCCGACTGA
- a CDS encoding LacI family DNA-binding transcriptional regulator: MEDHEGRGSSAEGLSAGRETVARRPVTLADVAREARVGESTVSRVLRSHGSFSERTRAQVEAAVARLGYVPNRIAGTLASTGSRLIGIVIPSLSNIVFPDLLRGATGALDAEGFQSVIAVTDYDEEREEALVASLLSWRPAGLIVTGLEHTPGTVRRLTASGVRVAELLDIDGPGLDIVVGYSNRSAGETSARYLVARGYRRIAYLGHDLTRDRRAGKRYAGFRAALAEAGLPLHAEERIAAPSSVEAGRNGLAALLGRAPDCDAVYFSNDDMALGGYFHCLAAGLTVPDRLALFGYNGLDVGRLMPQPLTTIRTPRVEAGATAARLLCNDAPATVVDLGFELITGATA; encoded by the coding sequence ATGGAGGATCACGAGGGACGGGGCAGCTCCGCCGAGGGGCTGTCGGCGGGCCGCGAAACCGTAGCGCGCCGTCCCGTGACGCTCGCGGACGTCGCCCGAGAGGCGCGCGTGGGCGAGAGCACGGTCTCGCGGGTGCTGCGCAGCCACGGCTCCTTCTCGGAACGGACGCGGGCGCAGGTCGAGGCGGCGGTGGCGCGGCTCGGCTACGTGCCGAACCGCATCGCCGGGACGCTCGCCTCGACGGGCTCGCGGCTCATCGGCATCGTGATCCCGTCCCTGTCGAACATCGTGTTCCCGGACCTGCTGCGGGGCGCCACGGGCGCGCTCGATGCGGAGGGCTTCCAGTCGGTCATCGCCGTTACGGATTACGACGAGGAGCGGGAGGAGGCGCTCGTCGCCTCCCTGCTGAGCTGGCGGCCGGCCGGGCTCATCGTCACCGGCCTGGAGCACACGCCGGGGACGGTGCGGCGGCTCACGGCGAGTGGGGTGCGGGTGGCCGAACTCCTCGATATCGACGGGCCCGGCCTCGACATCGTGGTCGGCTATTCCAACCGGTCGGCAGGCGAGACGAGCGCCCGCTACCTAGTGGCGCGGGGCTATCGGCGCATCGCCTATCTGGGCCACGACCTCACGCGGGATCGCCGCGCGGGCAAGCGCTACGCGGGTTTCCGGGCGGCCCTCGCCGAGGCCGGCCTGCCGCTGCACGCCGAGGAGCGCATCGCGGCGCCCTCGTCGGTAGAGGCCGGGCGCAACGGCCTCGCGGCCCTGCTCGGGCGGGCGCCCGACTGCGACGCGGTCTATTTCTCGAACGACGACATGGCGCTCGGCGGCTATTTCCACTGCCTCGCCGCCGGACTGACGGTGCCGGACCGGCTGGCGCTCTTCGGCTATAACGGCCTCGACGTGGGCCGGCTGATGCCGCAGCCGCTCACCACCATCCGCACGCCGCGGGTGGAAGCCGGGGCGACCGCCGCGCGCCTGCTCTGCAACGATGCGCCCGCTACCGTCGTGGATCTCGGCTTCGAGCTGATCACGGGCGCGACGGCGTGA
- the ltnD gene encoding L-threonate dehydrogenase has protein sequence MTDRSARAAVIGLGSMGFGMALSLRRAGLDVVGFDLDPAVMARFAGEGGGQAASPAAAAAGADIVVCVVVNAAQTEAVLFGRDGEAGVAGAMPEGAVFISCATMDPDIARGLAARLEAQGRHYLDAPISGGAQRAAEGALTILASGSAAAFARARPALDAMAAKVYELGDAAGQGAAFKMINQLLAGVHIAAASEAMAFAARQGLDLAKVYEVITASAGNSWMFENRMKRVLTGDYAPRSAVDIFVKDLGIVQDMARAQSFPVPVAAAALQMFLMASAAGMGRDDDASVARLYAQVTGTALP, from the coding sequence ATGACCGACAGGTCTGCTCGCGCGGCCGTAATCGGCCTCGGCTCCATGGGCTTCGGAATGGCGCTGTCGCTGCGCCGCGCCGGACTCGACGTCGTGGGCTTCGACCTCGATCCGGCAGTCATGGCCCGCTTCGCGGGCGAGGGCGGAGGCCAGGCCGCGAGCCCCGCCGCGGCCGCCGCGGGTGCCGACATCGTCGTCTGCGTCGTCGTGAACGCGGCGCAGACCGAGGCGGTGCTGTTCGGGCGCGACGGCGAGGCGGGCGTCGCGGGCGCGATGCCGGAGGGCGCCGTCTTCATCTCCTGCGCCACCATGGATCCGGACATCGCCCGAGGGCTTGCCGCCCGGCTCGAAGCGCAGGGCCGGCACTATCTCGATGCGCCGATCAGCGGCGGGGCGCAGCGGGCCGCCGAGGGCGCGCTGACCATCCTGGCCTCCGGGAGCGCGGCGGCCTTCGCCCGCGCCCGGCCGGCGCTCGACGCCATGGCGGCGAAGGTCTACGAACTCGGCGACGCCGCCGGCCAGGGCGCCGCCTTCAAGATGATCAACCAGCTCCTCGCAGGCGTGCATATCGCGGCGGCGAGCGAGGCCATGGCCTTCGCGGCCCGCCAGGGGCTCGACCTCGCCAAGGTCTACGAGGTGATCACCGCCTCGGCCGGCAATTCCTGGATGTTCGAGAACCGCATGAAGCGGGTGCTCACGGGCGATTACGCGCCCCGCAGCGCCGTCGACATCTTCGTCAAGGATCTCGGCATCGTGCAGGACATGGCGCGGGCGCAAAGCTTCCCGGTGCCGGTGGCGGCGGCCGCCCTGCAGATGTTCCTGATGGCCTCGGCTGCCGGAATGGGGCGCGACGACGACGCGTCCGTCGCCCGGCTCTACGCGCAGGTCACCGGCACGGCGCTGCCCTGA
- the otnI gene encoding 2-oxo-tetronate isomerase, protein MPRFAANLTLMFTEHPFLDRFAAAAEAGFAAVEFLFPYEHPPQAIGERLRRHGLTQALFNLPPGDWAVGERGLAALPDRFDELKAGVETALAYAAETGVRRLHLMAGMADRADPAARDAYRRAVAWTAERLAREELDLLLEPINGRNMPGYFLNDFGAAADLIRELALPNLKLQFDLYHCQILHGDVTMRLRALMPMIGHVQTASVPDRHEPGTGEMNDAFLFAELDRLGYDGFVGCEYNPKAGTQAGLGWFAPFRGGRS, encoded by the coding sequence ATGCCGCGCTTTGCCGCCAATCTCACGCTGATGTTCACCGAGCACCCGTTCCTCGACCGCTTCGCGGCGGCCGCGGAGGCCGGGTTCGCGGCGGTGGAGTTCCTGTTCCCCTACGAGCATCCGCCACAGGCCATCGGCGAGCGCCTGCGCCGCCACGGCCTGACGCAGGCCCTGTTCAACCTGCCGCCCGGCGACTGGGCGGTGGGCGAGCGCGGCCTCGCGGCCCTGCCCGACCGGTTCGACGAGCTGAAGGCGGGCGTCGAGACCGCGCTCGCCTACGCGGCCGAGACGGGCGTGCGGCGCCTCCACCTGATGGCCGGCATGGCCGACCGGGCGGATCCGGCTGCCCGGGACGCCTATCGCCGCGCGGTCGCCTGGACCGCCGAGCGGCTCGCGCGGGAAGAGCTCGACCTGCTCCTCGAGCCGATCAACGGCCGCAACATGCCGGGCTATTTCCTGAACGACTTCGGCGCCGCCGCGGATCTCATCCGCGAGCTTGCCCTGCCGAACCTGAAGCTGCAGTTCGACCTCTACCACTGCCAGATCCTGCATGGCGACGTGACCATGCGGCTGCGCGCCCTGATGCCGATGATCGGGCATGTCCAGACCGCGAGCGTCCCCGACCGCCACGAGCCCGGAACCGGCGAGATGAACGACGCCTTCCTGTTCGCGGAACTCGACCGGCTCGGCTATGACGGCTTCGTCGGCTGCGAGTACAACCCGAAGGCCGGGACGCAAGCCGGCCTCGGCTGGTTCGCGCCCTTCCGGGGAGGCCGGTCATGA
- the otnK gene encoding 3-oxo-tetronate kinase produces the protein MSLALGCIADDYTGASDLANTLTRAGLRTVQTIGVPGPDLDLPGIDAVVVSLKSRSIPADQAVARAREADAWLRARGAGHVLFKVCSTFDSTDAGNIGPVTDALRADAGATIALVTPAFPETGRTVFQGHLFVGAVPLHESPLKDHPLNPMRDSNLVRVLARQSRHPVGLVDLATVAKGPASVRARLDALAAEGKGAAIADAVFDADLAVLGAACLSDPVSTGASGLGLGLAQALVASGRVQAASAAEGLGAPVGGPAACLAGSCSQATLGQIAMAEAVMPVRRLDPERLLAGPEEAQDALAWAAERIGSGPVLIASSASPEAVTVLQARHGREAAGHAIEAALAGIAEGLVARGVRRLVVAGGETSGAVVDALGLTAFRVGPEIAPGVPVLGTVRGDMRLALKSGNFGGPTFFSDALALMQ, from the coding sequence ATGAGTCTCGCACTGGGCTGCATCGCCGACGACTACACGGGCGCCTCCGACCTCGCCAACACGCTGACCCGGGCGGGCCTGCGCACGGTCCAGACCATCGGCGTGCCGGGACCGGATCTCGACCTGCCCGGCATCGACGCGGTGGTGGTGTCGCTGAAGAGCCGCTCGATCCCCGCCGATCAGGCCGTGGCCCGCGCGCGCGAGGCCGACGCCTGGCTGCGCGCCCGCGGCGCCGGCCACGTCCTGTTCAAGGTCTGCTCCACCTTTGATTCCACCGATGCCGGCAATATCGGCCCGGTGACGGACGCCCTGCGGGCGGATGCGGGCGCGACGATCGCCCTCGTGACCCCGGCCTTCCCGGAGACCGGACGCACCGTCTTCCAGGGCCACCTCTTCGTCGGTGCAGTGCCCCTGCACGAGAGCCCGCTCAAGGATCATCCCCTCAACCCGATGCGGGACTCGAATCTGGTGCGGGTGCTCGCGCGCCAGAGCCGCCATCCGGTCGGGCTCGTCGATCTCGCCACGGTGGCGAAGGGGCCGGCCTCCGTGCGGGCCCGCCTCGATGCGCTCGCGGCCGAAGGCAAGGGCGCGGCAATCGCCGATGCGGTCTTCGACGCCGATCTGGCGGTGCTCGGCGCCGCCTGCCTGTCCGATCCCGTCTCGACCGGCGCCTCCGGCCTCGGCCTCGGCCTCGCCCAGGCCCTGGTGGCGAGCGGCCGCGTGCAGGCCGCCTCCGCCGCGGAGGGGCTCGGCGCGCCCGTCGGCGGGCCGGCCGCCTGCCTCGCCGGGAGCTGCTCGCAGGCCACCCTCGGGCAGATCGCCATGGCGGAGGCCGTGATGCCGGTGCGCCGCCTCGATCCCGAGCGGCTGCTCGCCGGCCCCGAGGAGGCGCAGGACGCCCTCGCCTGGGCGGCGGAGCGGATCGGGAGCGGCCCGGTGCTGATTGCGTCGAGCGCGAGCCCGGAGGCCGTCACGGTCCTCCAGGCCCGGCACGGCCGCGAGGCGGCGGGCCACGCGATCGAGGCGGCGCTGGCCGGCATCGCCGAGGGGCTGGTCGCCCGCGGCGTGCGCCGGCTGGTGGTGGCCGGCGGCGAGACCTCGGGCGCCGTCGTCGATGCGCTCGGGCTCACGGCCTTCCGCGTCGGGCCGGAAATCGCGCCCGGCGTGCCGGTGCTCGGCACCGTGCGGGGCGACATGCGGCTCGCGCTGAAATCCGGGAATTTCGGCGGCCCGACCTTCTTCTCGGACGCACTCGCGCTGATGCAATAG
- the guaD gene encoding guanine deaminase translates to MPTDSPSPPPRLTAIRGSAISFSGNPFHLPARACFIHHADALILIEDGRIRAFEPYDPARVPAGVTPVHYENALICAGFVDTHVHYPQVQMVGSFGEQLLAWLERYTFPAERAFADPAHAEMAARVFFREILRAGTTTAAVYCTVHPHSVDAFFAESERFNTRMVAGKLLMDRNAPDDLRDTVERGYEESRALIRRWHGNGRQHYCVTPRYAGSCTEAQLDSAGALLREHDGLFLQTHLSESPDEVAWVRDLFPARSSYLDVYAHAGLVRPRAVFGHGIHVSEEEFCTCHATGAALAHCPTSNLFLGSGLFRLFDALDPRRPVRVGLGSDVGAGTSFSALRTLGEAYKVAALRGDALDALRAFHLATLGGAQALHLDDRIGRIAPGYDADLCVLALDATPFLAFRTARCESIEDLMFVLMTLGDERTVRATWVAGECVYDASRLPDPFRYPGSPEGE, encoded by the coding sequence GTGCCGACCGACAGCCCTTCCCCGCCGCCCCGCCTCACGGCGATCCGCGGGTCGGCGATCAGCTTCTCCGGCAATCCGTTCCACCTGCCGGCGCGGGCCTGCTTCATCCATCACGCGGATGCGCTGATCCTGATCGAGGACGGGCGCATCAGGGCCTTCGAGCCCTACGATCCCGCCCGCGTGCCCGCCGGCGTCACGCCGGTGCATTACGAGAACGCCCTCATCTGCGCGGGTTTCGTGGATACGCATGTCCACTACCCGCAGGTGCAGATGGTCGGGTCCTTCGGCGAGCAGCTGCTGGCCTGGCTCGAGCGCTACACATTCCCGGCCGAGCGCGCCTTCGCGGATCCGGCCCATGCGGAGATGGCCGCCAGGGTCTTCTTCCGCGAGATCCTGCGGGCCGGCACGACGACGGCGGCGGTCTACTGCACGGTGCATCCGCACTCGGTCGACGCCTTCTTCGCGGAATCCGAGCGGTTCAACACCCGCATGGTCGCCGGCAAGCTGCTGATGGACCGCAACGCCCCGGACGACCTGCGCGACACCGTGGAGCGGGGCTACGAGGAGAGCCGCGCCCTGATCCGCCGCTGGCACGGAAACGGGCGCCAGCATTACTGCGTGACGCCGCGCTACGCCGGGAGCTGCACGGAAGCGCAGCTCGACTCGGCCGGCGCGCTCCTGCGCGAGCATGACGGCCTGTTCCTGCAGACGCATCTCAGCGAGAGCCCGGACGAGGTGGCCTGGGTGCGCGACCTCTTCCCGGCCCGTTCCAGCTATCTCGACGTCTATGCCCATGCGGGGCTGGTACGGCCCCGGGCGGTGTTCGGCCACGGCATCCATGTGAGCGAGGAGGAATTCTGCACCTGCCACGCCACGGGGGCGGCGCTCGCCCATTGCCCGACCTCGAACCTGTTCCTCGGCAGCGGGCTGTTCCGGCTGTTCGATGCGCTCGATCCGCGCCGGCCGGTGCGGGTCGGCCTCGGCTCGGATGTCGGGGCGGGCACGAGCTTCTCGGCGCTGCGCACGCTCGGCGAAGCCTACAAGGTCGCGGCGTTGCGGGGCGATGCCCTCGACGCGCTCCGCGCCTTCCATCTCGCGACGCTCGGCGGGGCGCAGGCGCTCCATCTCGACGACCGCATCGGCCGCATCGCGCCCGGCTACGACGCGGATCTGTGCGTGCTCGCCCTCGACGCCACGCCCTTCCTGGCCTTCCGCACCGCCCGCTGCGAGAGCATCGAGGACCTGATGTTCGTGCTGATGACACTCGGCGACGAGCGCACGGTGCGGGCGACCTGGGTCGCGGGCGAATGCGTCTACGACGCGTCCCGCCTGCCCGACCCCTTCCGCTATCCCGGGAGTCCAGAGGGCGAATAG
- a CDS encoding NCS2 family permease, producing the protein MDMTRDAATARPEGLLERLFALKEHGTTVRTEVLAGFTTFLTMAYIVFINPSILADAGMPKGAVFVATCLVAALGSLIMAFLANYPIALAPGMGLNAYFAYVVVLQMGYTWQAALGAVFISGVCFLIVTLTGLRSLIIGGIPRSMRIAITVGIGLFLAIIALKNAGVVAASPATFVTMGDLHKPSTVLAVLGFIMVAVLSVRKVKGALLASILAVTVLSFLVAGNGFQGVVSLPPSIAPTLFALDLSGALSTGLLNVVLVLFLVELFDATGTLMGVASRAGLLVEGRMARLNRALMADSSAIFIGSLLGTSSTTAYLESASGVEEGGRTGLTAATVALLFLACLFFAPLAGSVPPYATAPALFYVACLMLHELVDLDWDDLTEVIPACVTALLMPFTYSIANGVSFGFITYAALKLLTGRAREVKPIVWVIAAVFLFKFVEAGGAH; encoded by the coding sequence ATGGACATGACGCGTGACGCCGCGACCGCCCGGCCGGAGGGCCTGCTGGAGCGGCTCTTCGCCCTGAAGGAGCACGGCACGACCGTGCGCACGGAGGTGCTCGCGGGGTTCACCACCTTCCTGACGATGGCCTACATCGTCTTCATCAACCCGAGCATCCTGGCCGATGCCGGGATGCCCAAGGGTGCGGTGTTCGTGGCGACCTGCCTCGTCGCGGCTTTGGGCTCGCTCATCATGGCGTTCCTCGCCAACTACCCGATCGCGCTCGCGCCCGGCATGGGTCTCAACGCCTATTTCGCCTACGTGGTCGTGCTCCAGATGGGCTATACTTGGCAGGCAGCGCTCGGCGCGGTGTTCATCTCCGGCGTCTGCTTTTTGATCGTCACGCTTACGGGCCTGCGCAGCCTCATCATCGGGGGCATCCCGCGCTCGATGCGGATCGCGATCACGGTCGGCATCGGGCTGTTTCTCGCGATCATCGCCCTCAAGAACGCGGGCGTGGTGGCGGCGAGCCCCGCCACCTTCGTGACCATGGGCGACCTGCACAAGCCGAGTACGGTGCTCGCGGTGCTCGGCTTCATCATGGTGGCGGTGCTGTCGGTGCGGAAGGTGAAGGGGGCGCTCCTCGCCAGCATCCTCGCCGTCACGGTGCTGAGCTTCCTCGTCGCCGGCAACGGCTTCCAGGGCGTGGTGTCGCTGCCGCCCTCGATCGCGCCGACGCTGTTCGCCCTCGACCTGTCGGGCGCCCTCTCGACGGGGCTCCTCAACGTCGTGCTGGTGCTGTTCCTGGTCGAACTCTTCGACGCCACCGGCACGCTGATGGGCGTGGCGAGCCGGGCGGGGCTCCTCGTCGAGGGCAGGATGGCCCGGCTCAACCGGGCGCTCATGGCCGACAGCAGCGCGATCTTCATCGGCTCGCTGCTCGGCACGTCGAGCACCACGGCCTATCTCGAGAGTGCCTCGGGCGTCGAGGAGGGCGGGCGCACCGGGCTCACGGCCGCGACGGTGGCTCTGCTGTTCCTCGCCTGCCTGTTCTTCGCGCCGCTCGCCGGCTCGGTGCCGCCCTACGCCACGGCGCCGGCCCTGTTCTACGTCGCCTGCCTGATGCTGCACGAACTCGTGGATCTCGACTGGGACGACCTGACCGAGGTGATCCCCGCCTGCGTCACGGCACTGCTGATGCCCTTCACCTACTCGATCGCCAACGGCGTCTCCTTCGGCTTCATCACCTACGCGGCGCTGAAGCTCCTCACGGGACGGGCGCGGGAGGTGAAGCCGATCGTCTGGGTGATCGCGGCCGTGTTCCTGTTCAAGTTCGTGGAGGCGGGCGGGGCTCACTGA